From one Acidimicrobiales bacterium genomic stretch:
- a CDS encoding cyclic nucleotide-binding domain-containing protein has translation MRIESSVISISWIPSEAIEGLTTKLPFEIGLAHYDNPPPDVVDDLEALRRADAFRFANELRAWIEVKDGLVVGYGQEGGGHIGATTLRLGSLRTTFAAVAYPDIRPVPEVTGTSVRFVQTSGGRTGVPAPRRVRGKAFALSAPTAWSTLALTIHADGRSEHEVVGASTFPRHWIYGPDGRLAAKTGLIDFETWYREAHGQHSPWGDEETPALVTAVETELERQLSVQIMRQGSKPKVDRLSEGDFLTRQGFEGTDLFLLLDGVLAVVVDGNEIATVGPGALLGERALLEGGLRTSSLRAVTPCKVAVAAGDQIDPAALSEVSRSHRREEQ, from the coding sequence GTGCGCATCGAGTCCTCGGTCATCTCGATCTCGTGGATCCCGTCGGAAGCCATCGAGGGCTTGACCACCAAGCTGCCGTTCGAGATCGGGCTGGCCCATTACGACAATCCGCCACCCGACGTGGTCGACGACCTAGAAGCCCTGCGGCGGGCCGATGCGTTCCGCTTCGCCAACGAGCTCCGGGCCTGGATCGAGGTGAAGGACGGGCTGGTGGTGGGCTACGGCCAGGAGGGAGGAGGCCACATCGGCGCCACCACGTTACGGCTCGGTTCGCTGCGGACGACGTTCGCCGCCGTGGCCTATCCCGACATCCGCCCGGTACCGGAGGTGACCGGAACGTCCGTGCGCTTCGTCCAGACGTCCGGCGGGCGCACCGGCGTCCCGGCGCCGCGCCGGGTGCGGGGCAAGGCCTTCGCCCTGAGCGCACCCACCGCCTGGTCGACGCTGGCGCTGACCATCCATGCCGACGGCCGCAGCGAGCACGAGGTCGTCGGCGCCAGCACGTTCCCCCGCCACTGGATCTACGGGCCCGACGGACGGCTGGCGGCCAAGACCGGGCTCATCGACTTCGAGACGTGGTACCGCGAGGCCCACGGACAGCACAGCCCGTGGGGAGACGAGGAGACGCCAGCGCTGGTGACGGCGGTGGAGACGGAGCTGGAGCGCCAGCTGTCGGTGCAGATCATGCGCCAGGGCTCCAAGCCCAAGGTCGACCGTCTCTCCGAGGGTGACTTCCTCACCCGCCAGGGATTCGAGGGCACCGACCTGTTCCTGCTCCTCGACGGCGTGCTGGCCGTCGTCGTCGACGGCAATGAGATCGCCACCGTAGGGCCCGGCGCGCTGCTCGGGGAGCGGGCGTTGCTCGAGGGCGGGCTGCGCACGTCGTCGTTGCGGGCCGTCACCCCGTGCAAGGTCGCGGTGGCGGCCGGCGACCAGATCGACCCGGCGGCGCTGAGCGAGGTCAGCCGATCGCACCGCCGCGAGGAGCAGTAG
- a CDS encoding diguanylate cyclase — MGVRPTVLVIDDDSSMRRLVRTGLELEHLRVIEAASIAQVRAVLGESVDGVVLDRQLADGDGLSVVPELTARWPRVRIVVHTAFGESPVAEHAPPGGTLLPSVHKGDVVGIVEVLGLTVHEETPPCPVPQVTGEQTDLLKQRWAELCRWDPALPPDAEPALADSMVRALGAAFERPQPLGWGLDPAMESTAEAFAVNAGSVDAALAQLVCLHDAFLRIVVEEISSPDERDEARGRLDMIIHRTMVVAGQASVRQLAEDALTDALTGIHNRRAFELDLEREVARARRHRRPLSLAVIDVDGLKAINDHRGHGAGDEALRAVADALGETARQEDVPYRIGGDEFALILVDADVADEDVVVDRLRSAGAPACSVGLATLPVDGVAEGEELLHQADERLYERRRRRVRQLTAPDV; from the coding sequence GTGGGGGTCCGGCCGACGGTGCTCGTCATCGATGACGACTCGAGCATGCGGCGCCTGGTGCGTACGGGCCTCGAACTCGAGCACCTGCGGGTGATCGAAGCGGCGTCGATCGCCCAGGTCCGTGCGGTACTCGGCGAGTCGGTGGACGGCGTCGTCCTCGACCGCCAGCTGGCCGACGGCGACGGCCTGTCGGTCGTCCCCGAGCTCACGGCGCGCTGGCCGCGCGTGCGCATCGTCGTGCACACGGCGTTCGGGGAGAGCCCGGTGGCCGAGCATGCGCCCCCCGGCGGCACGCTGCTGCCCTCGGTCCACAAGGGTGACGTGGTGGGCATCGTCGAGGTCCTCGGGCTCACCGTCCACGAGGAGACCCCGCCGTGTCCCGTGCCGCAGGTCACCGGCGAACAGACCGACCTGCTCAAGCAGCGGTGGGCCGAGCTGTGCCGCTGGGATCCGGCCCTCCCGCCCGACGCCGAGCCCGCCCTGGCCGACTCGATGGTGCGCGCCCTGGGCGCAGCCTTCGAGCGACCGCAGCCATTGGGATGGGGCCTCGATCCGGCCATGGAATCGACCGCCGAGGCCTTCGCCGTCAACGCCGGCAGCGTCGACGCCGCCCTTGCCCAGCTGGTGTGCCTCCACGACGCCTTCCTCCGCATCGTCGTGGAGGAGATCTCTTCACCCGACGAGCGGGACGAGGCACGCGGCCGGCTCGACATGATCATCCACCGCACGATGGTGGTGGCCGGGCAGGCCTCGGTCCGCCAGTTGGCCGAGGACGCGCTCACCGACGCGCTCACCGGCATACACAACCGGCGGGCGTTCGAGTTGGACCTCGAGCGCGAGGTGGCGCGCGCCCGCCGACACCGCCGGCCCTTGAGCCTGGCCGTCATCGACGTCGACGGTCTCAAGGCGATCAACGACCACCGGGGACACGGCGCGGGTGACGAGGCACTGCGAGCGGTGGCCGATGCGCTCGGCGAGACCGCCCGCCAGGAGGACGTGCCGTACCGGATCGGAGGCGACGAGTTCGCGCTGATCCTCGTCGACGCCGACGTGGCCGACGAGGACGTGGTGGTCGATCGCCTGCGCAGCGCGGGTGCCCCGGCGTGCAGCGTCGGGCTGGCGACGCTCCCGGTGGACGGCGTCGCCGAAGGCGAGGAGCTGCTGCACCAGGCCGACGAGCGTCTCTACGAGCGCCGCCGCCGCCGTGTCCGCCAGCTCACCGCCCCCGACGTCTGA
- a CDS encoding TIGR03086 family metal-binding protein, with translation MDEEVDGPSARYARAVAAFGALVHAVSPEQWGDGTPCAGWNVRQLVNHVAGENAWVVPLLEGRTIDDVGSSLDGDLLGDDPSARWDDLAEAAVASAAADGVLDRVVHVSYGDISGHEYLSQVAVDHVVHAWDLARGIGAPEQLDDDLVAFAHGYLEPQIEEWRSAGAFGAKVAVPADAPLQSQLLGLTGRQA, from the coding sequence ATGGATGAAGAGGTCGACGGGCCCTCCGCCCGCTATGCGCGGGCGGTGGCGGCGTTCGGCGCCCTCGTCCACGCCGTTTCGCCCGAGCAGTGGGGCGACGGAACACCGTGCGCCGGTTGGAACGTCCGTCAGCTGGTGAACCATGTGGCCGGCGAGAACGCATGGGTCGTACCGCTGCTCGAAGGGCGCACGATCGACGACGTCGGATCGTCTCTCGACGGCGACCTGCTCGGCGACGACCCGTCGGCGCGGTGGGACGACCTTGCCGAGGCGGCGGTCGCCTCGGCGGCGGCCGACGGGGTGCTCGATCGCGTCGTCCACGTGTCCTACGGCGACATCTCCGGGCATGAGTACCTGTCGCAGGTCGCCGTCGACCACGTCGTCCACGCGTGGGACCTGGCACGCGGCATCGGCGCCCCCGAGCAGCTCGACGACGACCTGGTGGCGTTCGCCCACGGCTACCTGGAGCCGCAAATCGAGGAGTGGCGGAGCGCCGGCGCCTTCGGTGCGAAGGTAGCCGTCCCCGCGGACGCCCCGCTCCAGTCGCAGCTGCTTGGCCTCACCGGCCGGCAGGCCTGA
- a CDS encoding DUF2231 domain-containing protein has translation MRALSFRPSLTLRGRKFKGLRGWAGKPLHPPLTDVPVGAYVLVAAFDVLSYLGKDELWSRDLYRAGTFTMVGGAVVSVFAALTGFWDWLKSTQKGTQARRTANAHAWTMVTVTALVLVDIVMRWFLYEFVRYTPPRVLVVSLAVAALTFVGGTIGGSLAYDYGFNVETSGDHPVWHVSEVDVMPGDKEHPTGA, from the coding sequence ATGCGTGCGCTCTCGTTCCGTCCGTCGCTCACCCTTCGGGGCAGGAAGTTCAAGGGACTGCGCGGATGGGCGGGCAAGCCCCTGCACCCCCCGCTCACCGACGTGCCGGTGGGGGCGTACGTCCTGGTGGCCGCCTTCGACGTGCTGTCGTACCTCGGCAAGGACGAGTTGTGGTCTCGCGACCTCTACCGGGCCGGCACGTTCACGATGGTCGGCGGCGCGGTCGTGTCCGTGTTCGCCGCCCTCACCGGGTTCTGGGACTGGCTGAAGTCGACGCAGAAGGGAACGCAGGCTCGGCGCACGGCCAACGCGCACGCGTGGACGATGGTCACCGTCACTGCCCTCGTCCTCGTCGACATCGTGATGCGCTGGTTCCTCTACGAGTTCGTCCGCTACACGCCGCCGAGGGTCCTGGTCGTGTCCCTTGCCGTCGCCGCCCTCACCTTCGTCGGGGGCACCATCGGCGGCTCGCTCGCCTACGACTACGGCTTCAACGTGGAGACGTCCGGCGATCACCCGGTCTGGCACGTCTCCGAGGTCGACGTGATGCCGGGGGACAAGGAGCACCCGACTGGCGCCTGA